A region of the Phaseolus vulgaris cultivar G19833 chromosome 11, P. vulgaris v2.0, whole genome shotgun sequence genome:
GGCTAATCGGTAGCTCTTCGGGCGAGTCTTCATCGAAGATTCTTCTCCGCTTTGTGTGTTGCTGCTGATCTGCACCGATGTTGATGGCTCTGTGTTCGTCGCTGGAGCTGCGGAAGCTTGAGCTTGAAGATCTCTGCTGCATTTGGATtcagagagaagaagaagaagaagaagaagaagaaatggagTTAGGATGTGATTTTCAGAGGAAAATCTGCAAAGTAGCTCGAAGATGGAAACTCGCTGGTTTGGTTGGTTAGACTCTTAACTAAATTTGGGCGGGAAAGTGTTTACACGGGTCACGCACGTGTTTTTTGCTCAGAGAGTTCGCAGTAAAgatttttagtttattaaataatatctaatttaattaatatataaattaattattttttatctttaaaattagttattattaaatgattttatatatatatatatataaaatattagaaaaaaaatcaaaatacatTAATGTCTTTTTAACTAAATATTACacttttcaataattttatataaaaattaatatttattttaaattattatttaatatcatcgttatttatgttaaattttattaatatttaataattcatatattattatactttagtatatatatgtatagcaTGTCCATTTTATCATATATTGAAATGAGTTTATATTGACATACAAAATTTCATGTATAGTTTATgtgaaatgaaaattttaatatagaacattatatatatatatatatatatatataataaattctaaatttgaaaCCATAAATACTTAATCCCAAAAGTGTAACTTTACCATGTGTTTCAACGTGTAATTTTCAGAGATAATTTatcattataaaatttgaaatactttattgttttaaaaggaaattttataaaaaaatattatattaacttgattacttaaattataaaatttgaaaatttatattaagaatgaaaatttaaaatactttacAATCTCTTTTATCTTAGATTTATATCGATCAGAATTTCTTTTTGTTAATATCAGTAATTTTTTCTGTTGAAATTTGTtagaactattttttttacaatatttacaaaagttatttttcagattacataaaatataaaaaaaataactctaattgacaaaatattttttatttatgttgtaAACATCGAAAATAATAGCAGTCACTATTAATTGGGAAGAAACTATCTTTTATATtaaccaaaaaaatattaacaaaaaattgtttttggcTAAAggtgaattatattttaaattcttaaatactgtttaatactaaaataaacatttttatttgaaggtcattgtaataatttatctaggcaataaaattaaattgtcttatttaaataaaatatttttaaaatcaatttttctaATACAAATTCccttaaaattacaaaattttggGTGGTTAAAGAAACTAATAAACTTCTCCTCAACTCTTAAAAGAAAATTAGAGATGACAAAACGATGCATCAAAAAGTGAACTAGGATAATGCGTTAAGATTATACGAACCAAAATGATAATCGACTTTATTATAGAGTGGGTTGGCGAGTTGACCAccatttttcaattttacttttttaatctatttatttGATTGTAGTCATTGATGATATCACCTTTTAGACAACAAAAATGTTAGAAAACacaataaaattgaatcaaactttaatattttaatcaagaAGGTTTAATgcctaacaaaaataaaataaatatcataaatatatttcaatgaatcaaatgatgtataaaaaaataatgtgaataaaattctaataaaACATCAACCACtaccaattttaattttaaaaacatcatatttctatttaaaagtgtaaaaaataaagaaatatggACAGACGAACTAGTCTTTTTTGCCCCCATCTATGGTCCATCAAGTTGGCGGGTTAGACGGACGAACAAATACTAGTTGACAGGTTTAAAAAATTGACATGTCCAATCTAAATGATGACAGGTTAGCGGACTCATCCACTTTACCCTCTCTACTTAATATATAATTGTCATTAATTTTTGTATGATAAaaggatattaaataaatggtAAAGTAAGTTACATATTTTAAAGccatatttattttgtttagaaAGACTATGAAAAAATAACAGTTTGattataatattaagaaaaataaacattgatTATTTAATATTCTATATTAAAGTTcgaataattaaaatttatggcTATCATAATTGCATAGtttttagatttataaaattatttcccCATTCATACGAACCATATTGTTTTAGAAGTAtaataaattttcttaattcttttataaaatatttgtactTTTTACACATTTCTATATCcatctaacaaaataaatacatgtataaactacttcaaatttattgtcaaaattagaatataatatgaaaatattataaatgtgTTAAGTATAGCCTTATTCTCTATGTTCTTTTTTAATTGTCaatattttaataacaaatattttttatatatcattttttaatttcaaaataacacttttttttctagttatacccttaattaaattgatataaaaagaaaaattagttaaataaaaaatataacattgaaatatgaaatttaaaagAAGTGTATTAAGTAACTCACTTAAAATTACATTAAGAAAAAATCTTTGGATAAAAGAACTATTATAAAGGAATATAGAGAGTACCAAATTTCTTACTCTGAACAGGGAAATGAGAATTTCTTTCTCCACCTCCATAGTTTTCTGTCTGCACttctacaaatattttaattccaAAACTACCTTTCATTAACAAAAGGTGtagcttttttattttatgaaatatataattatataatatgtataccttctaaattctaaaattcAGTATTTCAAATTCTAGAATTCTAAATATTTTCTGAATTCAAAAATACATTACAAACTTTAGAacttaaaatacaattttgtttTCCAAATTTTAAACTTCAATAGGTATAATcgaattaaaaaatacatttttctaGATTTTGAAATTAGAAGAAAGGTGtcaatgaaaaagataaagaaaagaacaaaattGTCATTTCACGTCTTATGTGGAGGTGCAGGCATGGAGGTCAGGTCCGGGAAGAAATCGCCCAGGGAAATTGAACAACTGCTCCTTGAAAGCCGCACTCACTCTCACTAACAAGCTCAAGGCACATTCTTCCTACACGTGATCAATTCAAACTGGCACCCGATCGAAGACTTGAAATGACAAAATTGTCTTTAATGAATTTTAGATTAGGTCAAGTGCTGTATGAGCACCCAATGCAATTAGAGACTTGCACCTAACCCTTAGCCGTTCGAAGTCATCTGCACCCAACCCACAGTCGCAGTGAGTCATTTGCACTGTTTTCCTCTTCGTTTTCGCAGGAAACCACAACGTAATCGTCGTTCCGTTCGATTTCGGTGGTAGAGCAGCAGCTGCCACGACGAAGGAGCCCTTTAACGGAGAGGAACCCCCAGAGCGAACGTCGAAGAAGACAAGATAAGTGACTTCCGGATATTTTTGTTCGAATTTATAGTTTGACTTGCGGATAAATTTATGCGTAATCATAGTGTGtgcctttcaaatatttttgtatGATATGACTTACGAATATGgatatccataattcaaaaaacaACTATGGATATttaaatccataattcaaaaaacaAGTACGGATATTTAAATccataatacaaaaataaatttcagaTAATTATATCCGTAatgcagtgatatggtgcagaaAATGTTACTAACTTACGAACACTTACATCCGTAAGGTTAAAAGAAGACTTCCAAATATCGGTATCCGTCACTACTTAAGCTCGAACAAAATgtgataaaaaaacttaaatttgttCTTACCTCACAATAATATCAAAAGTGTAAACGACCCCGTCCACCACCGTAAATCCACCTCCTACGCAACTCAAATCACCACCAAAGAGAAAAACCAACTCCACACCCTTCACAGCTTTTCAAACTAAAGAAGACAAGGGCATAGTTGGATTTTGAAAACTTCGTCGGGTGCAAGAAGCAAATGAtcgggtgcaggaagtaattgccCAAGCTCAATTGTGAAAGCTTCAAGCCTAGTTTTCAAATAAATCATAATCCATGAGATTACAAAACAATGGTTGTTTATTTTGGGCagattctccctgcaccatatcattttTAACTAGCACCCAATCACACATAGTAAAAGTCCAATCTACCCTTAATAAATCATAGGAAAAGTCCAATTTACCCTTAATGAATCTTAAAATGTGATAGGCACCCAACCCTATTCTTCTTCTTGTTCATTTGTGCTTGAAGCAGCAGCTACAGCCACCCTCAGCCACCGTCATCCACCGTCGTCTCTCTTGGTTTCCTTCACCATCAGTGAGCTTCATCATCGCAGGCAGAGCAGCAGCCGCCACCGTCAGCTTCTGAAGTCGGAGAAGAAACCATCGTCAGAGAAAGGTACTCTGTCATGCCtaccggatatttttatccgtaattCATTATTGAGTTCTGCACGTTTTTATTCGTAATTTACTATTACATttcggatatttttatccgcagTTCAGGACTGGGTTCCAGATATTTTTATTCGCAGTTGAGCACTTGACTTCCAGATTTTTTTATTCGCAGTTGTGGAAGAATGGCttctggatatttttatccgcagTTGAGCACTTGACttccggatttttttatccgCAGTTGTGGAAGAATGGCttctggatatttttatccgtagtgAGCACTTGACTTCCAGATTTTTTTATCCGCAGTTGTGGAAGAATGGcctccggatatttttatctgCAGTTGTGGAAGAATGGcctccggatatttttatccgcaaGAGACATTTGACTTGCGGATAATTTTTTCCGTAGTGTTATTGTTGTTCTGCGCAAGACAAGGGCATAATGggattttaaaaagtttgtCGGGTGCCAGTCACAGTTgatcgggtgcaggaagcaattgcctttaTTTTGTATGTTATTTTACGTTAGAAGTAAAATTAGTTATGTAAAAAAACCAacatattttcattttcttgtcCTCCGAGCACTCATTCAACCACACTCTTGGGCTCTCtgctctatctatctatctttACCATAACTTCCAAATCCAAGTTCCATGCTCCATAACATGAGACCAACAACAAAAGGAACTGATATGGTCCACCCATGAAAATCATTGTGTTGAAACATTTAGGATGAAGTCCCAGATGTTGGAGAACGAACTTGACATCATAAGATGAAGTTATGAAGAAGAAACAAGTCATTTTGCTATATAATCGGAGGCTAAGTTATATGAAAGGGCAAGAGGCAaaacaatgaaatattttttttcctacaGATAGGCATCGTAAGTACATTAAAAGCAGCTGCTGGCATGTACATTGAGAGGGGGGTACTAGAAGTGAGAAAATTCCTTTCTGAGAGACTTACATTTTGATGAGGCACCTGCTATCTTCCCATGAAACAAAATTTGGCAACTACAACGGACCACTGCATATGAACAGACAAAAAAATCTACTTCCTAGTTTAAGATCTGTCTGTCACATGCTCCGTGCTTAAAATAAGTCTACGTTCTTCATCATCATCCCTTTGCATTACCTGAGAAGGTGGACTTCTTCTAGAGCTTTGTGCTGGGTGAAGTTGAGGATCATACTTCTGAGAAGCTAGGTAATTTAGAGCTGTAACAACATCAACTATAACAGGCCGCATATTAGGTTGCTCTTGCACACACATTGCAGCAATGGCAAGAGCTTGGTATAAGCCTCTCACGGGATATCGACCTTGAAGTAAAGGGTCAACCATCAAGGGAAATTTTTTCCTATCTCTGAACAAGGGTCTTGCCTGAAAAAAATATTCCATATATACCATGTTAGTGTTATGAATTTTGCCAATTCAGGTAATTTACCAGGTAGATAATAGAGTGACAACCTTAATCAATACTCAGACacttattcttaattttaatatactCAATAAAAAATGTGATCTGTTCTCTTTAAAGGAAAGACTCGGagatttatgtttatgtttCAGAGATTGAGGAGATTAACTGAGATTCTTGTTACAAAGCAATAACTATTCTAATCAAGAACTAAAATGGTGAAGGTACTGGTAACTATGCACTACAATACAACCATTTAAGTAGGATCAAAATTGAGTTTTCCAGTTACTAATAGTTCCAGTCAATTAGAGTATAAAAATTAGCGACAGCAATTCACTACGTACGAAATAAAAGTACCCCACTTAAAGTAAATGAGGGCAGAAAATCAGTATGAGAATGTATTATTTCCAGTAGCCAGCAAAGGAAAGGCATTGCACTCAATGTGGTAGAATAATATCAAAATTCAACACTCTTCCAAAGATAATAAGCAAATAATGAGTCCAAACTTGTGAGAGTTTGCTAGATATAAAAAGAAtactaaaaaactaaaaaaaaaatgcatgaaaTGAAACAGTacttttaatacaaaaataattcaaCATATCATCTTCCTAATAAAAAATAGCAGATTACAGAAATAAAGTTACAAAATTTGACAGTACATTATggttgaaaatataaaaaactatGCTGGAGATTGAAAATCAACAAATACAGTGGTTTAAATAAGAAAACCATAACTGCTAGGATATGAAAACCAACAAATATGTTGAAAGTGAAATATATTCCTTGTATCACACATGACTAACATGTTGTCATTACAATTAGTATAATAAAACCATTAGATTACGCATCTCAGATTGAAACTTTCAACtgtaaaatgaaattttaacaGGACTCGATAAAACCATGAAGGCAAAAGAATGGAGGGATTGTTACCAAAATAAAGTAATAACTTAAAAGAGCACGAATGTACAGAGAGACAAGGGCTTATGGACCTTGCTCATTGCTTGTTGTTGGATCAACTTGCAGCCCATACTAGCTGCCCGGATATTGTTGAACAAAGACGCAAGACAGAGAAAGAGATGATTGGACACAGAAGTTGAAGAGATTCTTCATCGCAGACAATGGTATCAAGATAGAGAGACTGAACGAAGATGGAAATTACAAGATGAATATAGTCAACAAAGAACAAACTCACAAGTTGGGTGTCATAAAAAGAGATGGGTGTTGTGAATTTTGCCTCTCCTACTGCCCTAATGTGTTAATTTCAGTTGTGCCTCGGAACAACCCAAATGATTATCGTTTGGGTTAGTTTTTCTGGCAACAAATAGAATCACCAACTCACCCATGCAATTGGAGTCGAGAGGAGCTTGCTCGAGTATACCCAAGCCCACCAAGAAATGAGTTGAACATATTGATGGCCGCAAACTCATGAACTTGTCCATGTCTACAAGTGAACTCATGAATTTAACAACCATGAAAGTGCCACAGAAATATTAGAGTAATACAAACTCGTCAAGGCTTAAAAGTAGCACGACCTGTTTATAACTAATTACACTGGTCTATACAAAAGTAAATCAACAAACAATCATGGATTCCATGATAAAGAATAAAACAGATAAAAAGTAGTGACATACCCACGCAACTAGATTTTGTTCTTTGGCAGGTTTCATATGGTCAATAGCCTTCCGGCCAGTAATAAGCTCCAAAAGAACAACCCCAAAGCTGTAAATATCTGACTTAAATGTCAATTGACCCGTCATTGCATAATCTGGAGCACAATACCCATATGTGCCCATAACCCTTGTTGAAACATGGGTCTTATCACCACTTGGGCCTACTTTTGCCAGGCCAAAATCTGACAACTTAGGATGAAATCCCTCTCCTAACAAAATGTTAGAGCATTTCAAGTCACGATATATGACAGGAGGCTTCATTTTATCATGCAGATACTCCAAACCCCTTGCTGCCCCAGCTGCTATTTTCATTCTTGTGTTCCAATCTAGTGGTTTGCTACCAGGCCGAAGATCTATGATAAAGTGATGAAGAAATGAGATGACCAGCTACAAAGAATGATGCtgaaattatatgaaaaaattgaGATGATAGAATGATAGCACATACCAAGCAAGTGATTCTCCAAAGACCCCAATGGCATGAATTCATAAACTAATAGCCTCTGCTCTCCCTCAGCACAAAATCCAATCAACTTGACAAGATTAGGGTGGTCTGCCAAACTCAATGTCAACACTTCAACTGCGAATTCTCGTATCCCTTGAAGTCCATTAGGGTCAAGTTGCTTTATAGCTACAACCTACACAACCACTATCAAATCTTATTTTCACCACAAATCAAAAGTAAGTATTAGCATGCAAACTAACATGACCCTCATCAGTGCATAAATGCACAACACATTGACCAGAGCGGGATCAGGTTCAGTGAAtcaataatttcaatttttgttttttaacaaATCTTATGAGACTCCATACAATCCATTAACACATAAATGCAAAATACATCGAGCATTGTAGGATCAGATCCAATGCACCCACAgggttttcttctttttataacaAACCTGGTTTATTCTCTCCAAGTGTCCCTTGTAAACCTTGCCAAAGCCTCCTTCACCCAAAAAGCAATCTGCCGTAAAATTTCCCGTCGCAGCTTCAAGTTCATTAAAACTGAATGACTGCGCCCGATTGCCATTATCTTTTCCATCATGAGGACCCTCCTCTTTCAAATTTAAATCCTTCACGTCCAGAGCAAGCTGATCACCTTTAGAACCATCTTCTTTTTTCCCATTCACTTTGAAATCAACTTTGACGCTTTCTACAACATACAAAAAATGCACATAAGGCAAAGGGGAGCGATGACAAACAAAATcacacaaaagaaaaatattttaatcccGGGATATTACATACAGAACCGAACAACTCTGCAAAATGACAAACACAACTTTGATTGTGGATCTAGTAATTCCAATCTCGCagccaaacaaaacaaaaaaaaaaaattgatcacGGTTAATTTTGGTTTTAAGCCCCCAGAAACAAAGCGTCAATATTCAAAGGCTTACAGCATCAAAAATTGCCAGAAGAGACGTCACAAGCGAAATACCAAAATTAACTACAATATTGAAACCAaacaaacaaatcaaaattcttctttattttccttttgcATATGCCCAAATGATAATTCTTGAAAAGAAAACTATTCCAAAACGGAAACAGAAGCATTCGATGACCCCACCCCCAAAAAAATACGAACTTTGATCAGCTTATGACACACCCACCACAGAATCTTCACATTAAAACGAAAACCACTGAAAAAACACAAGAATCGGCACGATCAGACAAAATGGGTCACAAAAAAGTAGGAGTGTGTTCGTCTGTAATAGTGAAATgcattattaaagtaaaaagaataaaaatttacCTGCGGGTGTGAAATTGGAGGGTTTGTGGTCGAAGTTGTTACCATAGTCTTCGGTATCCGAATTGGTGCATGATTTCCCTGCGCAACAAAAGCAACCCATGTTCTTTCTCTGCCCAAGCTCCACCAAGAAAACAGAGCCCAGAACAGAGACCCCCCCCTCAAGAAGAAGAAAcacaagaaaattaaaaaacaaaaatctgaaaaataaaaagagtgACACAAACTGTGTGtgttagagagagagagagagaagccTTTGTGATGTTTTGGGTATTGCGAGTGCTTTAATATATTCTTGGTCAATATGAGGTGGAAATTAATTGTGAACAAATGTTCCATAGTCACCAACAAGCCACAATGGGGACAAAGGATCCAAGGGGTGTTTCTGTCATTTTCTACGCACGGGAAACGAATGTTATCACCTGCATTGCATTCACCTGAGGTCGATTTCTCCACTCTCAGGGGCTCTTTCGG
Encoded here:
- the LOC137818522 gene encoding probable serine/threonine-protein kinase PBL5 gives rise to the protein MGCFCCAGKSCTNSDTEDYGNNFDHKPSNFTPAESVKVDFKVNGKKEDGSKGDQLALDVKDLNLKEEGPHDGKDNGNRAQSFSFNELEAATGNFTADCFLGEGGFGKVYKGHLERINQVVAIKQLDPNGLQGIREFAVEVLTLSLADHPNLVKLIGFCAEGEQRLLVYEFMPLGSLENHLLDLRPGSKPLDWNTRMKIAAGAARGLEYLHDKMKPPVIYRDLKCSNILLGEGFHPKLSDFGLAKVGPSGDKTHVSTRVMGTYGYCAPDYAMTGQLTFKSDIYSFGVVLLELITGRKAIDHMKPAKEQNLVAWARPLFRDRKKFPLMVDPLLQGRYPVRGLYQALAIAAMCVQEQPNMRPVIVDVVTALNYLASQKYDPQLHPAQSSRRSPPSQVMQRDDDEERRLILSTEHVTDRS